One genomic region from Erythrobacter mangrovi encodes:
- a CDS encoding chorismate mutase produces MTQSAQPSPDPVLAAYRKSIDNIDAALIHILAERFRITQAVGEHKAKTALPAADPGREQAQIARLRQLAEEAELDPEFSEKFLRFIIDEVIRHHEKTAAG; encoded by the coding sequence ATGACGCAATCCGCGCAACCCTCGCCCGATCCGGTGCTGGCCGCCTACCGCAAGAGCATCGACAACATCGATGCCGCGCTGATCCACATCCTGGCGGAGAGATTCCGCATCACGCAGGCGGTGGGCGAGCACAAAGCCAAGACTGCCCTTCCCGCTGCCGACCCGGGGCGCGAACAGGCGCAGATCGCCCGTTTGCGGCAGCTCGCGGAAGAAGCCGAACTCGACCCCGAGTTCAGCGAGAAGTTCCTCCGCTTCATCATCGACGAGGTCATCCGCCACCACGAAAAGACGGCGGCGGGCTAA
- a CDS encoding aldo/keto reductase, giving the protein MQTKRLGTSAIVVSDICMGTMTFGSQTDDAEALRILDQSFDAGINFYDTAEGYPVPPDRKWVGRTEEIVGKWLKTKPRDAIILATKVSGPSHVWFRSPKREGMTALDRRNIMVAVEDSLKKLGTDYIDLYQTHWPDHDTPYDETMGVLDELVRAGKVRIVGCSNETSWGLMKSIATAERLGTVRYQTIQNNFSLNNRRFEDELAQVCRKEGVSLIPYSPIGGGVLSGKYADGARPEGARFSRYLEIGGRQAAMARRFVNEKSLASTARFAELAAELGMSPVTMAVIWSKQHDFVASTIVGASREEQLPEILAAADQVLSDETLKAIDAISREIMYPMG; this is encoded by the coding sequence ATGCAAACCAAGCGTCTTGGCACATCGGCCATCGTTGTTTCGGATATCTGCATGGGCACTATGACCTTCGGCAGCCAGACCGACGACGCTGAAGCGCTCAGGATCCTTGACCAGAGCTTCGATGCTGGGATCAATTTCTACGACACGGCCGAAGGCTATCCCGTGCCGCCCGACCGCAAGTGGGTTGGCCGGACTGAGGAGATCGTCGGCAAATGGCTTAAGACAAAGCCGCGCGACGCGATCATCCTGGCTACCAAGGTATCGGGCCCCAGCCATGTCTGGTTCCGCAGCCCCAAGCGCGAAGGGATGACGGCGCTTGACCGGCGCAACATCATGGTCGCTGTCGAAGACAGTCTCAAGAAGCTGGGGACCGACTACATTGACCTCTATCAGACCCACTGGCCCGATCACGACACGCCTTATGACGAGACTATGGGAGTTCTCGACGAGCTGGTCCGCGCAGGTAAGGTGCGGATCGTCGGTTGCTCGAATGAAACAAGCTGGGGGTTGATGAAGTCGATCGCTACGGCAGAGCGGTTGGGGACGGTGCGCTACCAGACCATCCAGAACAATTTCAGCCTCAACAATCGCCGTTTCGAGGACGAGCTGGCGCAGGTCTGCCGCAAGGAAGGCGTCAGCCTGATCCCCTATTCGCCGATCGGTGGTGGGGTCTTGTCGGGCAAGTATGCCGATGGCGCCCGTCCAGAAGGCGCACGCTTCTCGCGCTATCTCGAGATTGGCGGACGGCAGGCGGCGATGGCGCGGCGTTTCGTCAATGAAAAGTCGCTGGCCTCGACCGCGCGATTTGCGGAACTTGCCGCCGAACTGGGGATGAGCCCCGTGACGATGGCGGTGATCTGGTCGAAGCAGCACGATTTCGTCGCCTCGACCATTGTCGGGGCCAGCCGTGAGGAACAGCTGCCCGAGATCCTTGCGGCGGCCGACCAGGTGTTGAGCGACGAAACCTTGAAGGCGATCGACGCAATCTCGCGCGAAATCATGTATCCGATGGGTTGA
- a CDS encoding polyprenyl synthetase family protein, whose translation MTATVVPLPRKEPEGSIEPMLALTAPGMNQVNQVILDRMQSEVPLIPALAGHLISGGGKRLRPMLTLAGAEVVGYNGARHHKLAAAVEFIHTATLLHDDVVDGSDLRRGKAAANIIFGNPATVLVGDFLFSRAFELMVEDGSLKVLKILSGASAIIAEGEVDQLTAQRKIDTSEERYLHIIRAKTAALFAAASRIAAVVAECDDAQERALDEYGRNLGVAFQLVDDALDYDSNAAAMGKDRGDDFREGKMTLPVILAYARGNEEEREFWKSAIGGYRTSDDDLEHAIMLIDRHNAVDDTRARARHFAQRAIDALSIFPDGKARQAMTQAALFAVARGY comes from the coding sequence ATGACAGCTACCGTAGTACCCCTGCCGCGCAAGGAACCCGAGGGCTCGATCGAGCCGATGCTGGCGCTCACTGCGCCCGGCATGAACCAGGTCAACCAGGTGATCCTCGATCGGATGCAGAGCGAAGTGCCGCTTATTCCGGCGCTTGCAGGACATCTGATTTCAGGCGGCGGCAAGCGCTTGCGGCCCATGCTGACGCTCGCCGGTGCGGAAGTCGTGGGGTACAACGGCGCGCGCCATCACAAGCTCGCCGCAGCAGTCGAGTTCATCCATACCGCCACATTGCTGCACGACGACGTCGTCGATGGCAGCGACTTGCGGCGCGGCAAGGCAGCGGCCAACATCATTTTCGGCAATCCGGCGACGGTGCTGGTGGGTGACTTCTTGTTCAGCCGCGCCTTCGAGCTGATGGTTGAGGACGGCAGCCTCAAGGTTCTCAAAATCCTCTCCGGCGCCAGCGCGATCATTGCCGAAGGCGAGGTCGATCAGCTCACCGCGCAACGCAAGATCGACACCAGCGAAGAGCGCTATCTTCACATCATTCGCGCCAAGACCGCGGCGCTGTTCGCCGCAGCCAGCCGCATCGCTGCGGTCGTTGCCGAGTGCGACGATGCACAGGAACGCGCGCTCGATGAGTATGGCCGCAATCTCGGCGTCGCTTTCCAGCTGGTCGACGACGCGCTCGACTATGACTCGAACGCGGCCGCGATGGGCAAGGATCGCGGCGACGACTTCCGCGAAGGCAAGATGACGCTCCCGGTTATCCTGGCCTATGCGCGCGGCAACGAGGAAGAACGCGAATTCTGGAAGTCCGCGATCGGCGGCTACCGGACGAGCGACGATGACCTCGAACACGCGATCATGCTGATCGACCGCCACAATGCGGTGGACGATACACGCGCTCGTGCGCGGCACTTTGCCCAGCGCGCGATCGATGCCCTGTCGATCTTTCCCGACGGAAAGGCGCGTCAGGCGATGACCCAGGCGGCACTCTTCGCCGTCGCTCGCGGCTACTGA